One genomic segment of Natrialbaceae archaeon AArc-T1-2 includes these proteins:
- a CDS encoding RNA-binding domain-containing protein encodes MTDIYRIDVEITAPVYDTEVTSRVADAVANVFPEADLEEAHGEVRGTAHSLEHFSELLHRQEILDTARGEFFTNRENGTFTFALKKQAAFEGRVNFAVGESDELGEITVRVRVDDPDLESYVDHVAPPTEDGRPIE; translated from the coding sequence ATGACTGACATTTACCGCATCGACGTCGAAATCACGGCACCGGTTTACGACACCGAGGTGACCTCCCGCGTCGCAGACGCCGTCGCGAACGTTTTCCCCGAGGCCGACCTCGAGGAGGCCCACGGAGAGGTCCGCGGGACTGCACACTCCCTCGAGCACTTTTCCGAGCTGCTCCACCGCCAGGAAATTCTCGACACCGCCCGCGGGGAGTTCTTCACGAATCGCGAGAACGGTACGTTTACGTTCGCGCTGAAAAAACAGGCGGCGTTCGAGGGGCGGGTGAACTTCGCCGTCGGCGAATCCGACGAACTCGGCGAGATCACCGTTCGCGTCCGGGTCGACGACCCCGACCTCGAGTCCTACGTCGACCACGTCGCGCCACCGACCGAGGACGGCCGGCCGA